A single window of Pontibacillus chungwhensis DNA harbors:
- the pyrF gene encoding orotidine-5'-phosphate decarboxylase — protein sequence MKPLYLALDFPSGGQALSFIKEQGLEGVPVKVGMELFYKEGAEIVRVLKEQGHAIFLDLKLHDIPNTVQSAMKNLASLGVDVVNVHAAGGSEMIQAAKKGLLEGTRIGETPPLLLAVTQLTSTTESMLHEELGISLTLEETVVNYAKMAHRSGADGVVCSAHEVSAIRQALPDSFYLLCPGIRLKAGPHHDQKRVVTPSRARELGVDSIVVGRGITKADKPVEMYRLFSEEWTYVK from the coding sequence CTTGACTTTCCATCAGGAGGGCAAGCTCTCTCCTTTATTAAAGAACAAGGACTCGAAGGCGTACCTGTCAAAGTAGGCATGGAGCTTTTTTACAAAGAAGGTGCAGAAATTGTGCGCGTATTAAAAGAGCAGGGGCATGCGATCTTTCTTGATTTAAAATTGCATGACATCCCAAACACTGTTCAATCAGCTATGAAAAACCTGGCTTCTTTAGGGGTGGATGTAGTAAATGTTCATGCCGCTGGAGGCTCTGAAATGATACAAGCCGCAAAGAAAGGTTTACTAGAAGGAACAAGGATAGGAGAAACTCCTCCGCTTCTTTTAGCAGTAACTCAACTCACCTCTACAACAGAAAGCATGTTACATGAAGAGCTTGGAATCTCCCTGACGCTTGAAGAAACCGTGGTAAACTATGCGAAAATGGCCCACCGGTCCGGTGCAGATGGTGTTGTTTGCTCCGCCCATGAGGTAAGTGCAATACGTCAAGCTTTACCTGATTCTTTCTACCTTCTTTGTCCTGGAATTCGTTTGAAAGCGGGACCTCATCATGATCAGAAGCGGGTCGTCACACCAAGCAGGGCCAGAGAGCTTGGGGTTGACTCCATCGTCGTTGGAAGAGGGATTACAAAAGCAGATAAGCCTGTAGAAATGTATCGATTATTTAGTGAGGAGTGGACATATGTTAAGTAA
- the pyrE gene encoding orotate phosphoribosyltransferase, which produces MLSNKQLAKRLFEIEALQFSPEDPFKWTSGILSPVYCDNRLVMSDVRLRKEIAQSLAEKIREDYPDTDLIAGCATAGIPHAAWVAECLGLPMVYVRDKAKGHGKGNQIEGSMEAGQNAIVIEDLISTGKSSIAAAQALQKEGINVTGVLALFSYELQKAVEAFRDADLSYQSLTTFPYLLQVMKEEEKVAEESYARLREWNQDPEAFSYNYQG; this is translated from the coding sequence ATGTTAAGTAATAAACAACTTGCAAAGCGATTATTTGAAATCGAGGCTCTCCAATTTAGTCCAGAAGATCCTTTTAAATGGACATCTGGCATATTGTCTCCTGTTTATTGTGATAATCGACTCGTGATGAGTGATGTCCGGTTAAGAAAAGAGATTGCTCAATCCTTAGCGGAGAAGATACGGGAAGATTACCCAGACACAGATCTTATAGCAGGATGTGCAACAGCGGGGATTCCTCATGCGGCTTGGGTAGCAGAATGTCTGGGTCTTCCTATGGTATATGTAAGAGATAAAGCGAAAGGTCATGGCAAAGGGAATCAAATTGAAGGAAGTATGGAAGCTGGACAAAATGCGATCGTCATCGAAGATTTGATCTCGACCGGGAAAAGCTCGATCGCTGCTGCACAGGCTCTTCAAAAAGAGGGGATCAACGTTACAGGTGTCTTAGCCTTATTCTCCTATGAACTACAAAAAGCAGTAGAGGCATTTCGGGATGCTGACCTTTCCTATCAATCATTAACGACATTTCCTTACTTACTTCAGGTGATGAAGGAGGAAGAGAAAGTGGCGGAGGAAAGCTATGCTCGTTTACGAGAGTGGAATCAAGACCCTGAAGCTTTTTCATATAATTACCAAGGGTAA
- a CDS encoding Rqc2 family fibronectin-binding protein, producing MSFDGVVTRAVTHELMEMLTPGRIMKIYQPTQTELIVTIRSKGKNHSLLLSAHPSYARIHVTEDTYQNPKEPPMFCMLLRKHLVGGFIESIEQLEMERVIQIKVRGKDEIGDETTKTLVMEIMGKHSNIILVDQERDMILDSIKHVSPSQSSYRTVLPGHSYRRPPDQGKTNPLTLEPEVFVKKLDFNSGRMDKQIMGILMGFSPMIATEINYRARLGSASTYQATFSRIQEQLIQHDYTPQLFRGQKEQFYVLPLESIQAETETYNTVSELLDAYYSGKAERDRVKQQAGDLARFMKNERDKNIRKIKKHEETLQKAEKADEFQRQGELLTAHMHLVKQGDASVTVVDYYDPEQGERTIELNPNKTPSENAQSYFATYSKMKKSKEVVQTEIEKAKEEIAYFDQLIQQIESAREEDVEEIREELREEGYMKAKPQKKKKKPQAPKPETYISTDGTTILVGKNNKQNEYVTTRMANRNDYWLHTKDIPGSHVVIRSEDPSDETLQEAALLAAYFSKSKASSSVPVDYTLIRHVKKPNGAKPGFVTYDNQKTLFVTPDEAFIRTMKNNQSDA from the coding sequence ATGTCTTTTGATGGCGTTGTCACCCGGGCAGTCACACACGAATTAATGGAAATGTTAACTCCCGGACGAATTATGAAGATCTATCAGCCAACGCAAACCGAACTTATTGTCACGATTCGTAGCAAAGGAAAAAACCACAGTCTCTTACTCTCAGCACACCCTTCCTACGCTCGAATACATGTGACAGAAGATACGTATCAAAATCCAAAAGAACCGCCAATGTTTTGTATGCTTCTCCGCAAGCACTTAGTCGGTGGATTTATTGAGTCCATCGAACAGCTTGAAATGGAGCGCGTCATTCAAATCAAAGTCCGTGGAAAAGACGAAATTGGTGATGAAACAACCAAAACTCTCGTGATGGAAATCATGGGTAAGCATAGTAATATTATTTTAGTTGATCAGGAACGAGACATGATTTTAGACAGCATTAAACACGTCTCTCCTTCTCAAAGCAGCTACCGTACAGTGCTACCAGGTCACTCGTACCGCCGGCCTCCTGATCAAGGAAAGACAAACCCACTTACTCTAGAACCAGAAGTCTTTGTGAAAAAACTAGACTTTAATTCTGGGCGTATGGATAAACAAATCATGGGCATTCTCATGGGCTTTTCACCTATGATTGCGACAGAGATTAATTATAGAGCTCGTCTCGGCTCCGCTTCTACTTATCAGGCAACATTTAGTCGTATTCAAGAGCAGCTCATCCAACATGATTATACGCCTCAGTTATTTAGAGGACAGAAGGAACAATTTTACGTTCTTCCTTTAGAATCTATTCAAGCTGAAACAGAAACGTATAACACAGTCAGTGAACTTCTTGATGCCTACTATAGCGGGAAAGCAGAACGAGACCGTGTCAAGCAGCAAGCTGGTGATCTTGCTCGTTTTATGAAGAATGAACGTGATAAAAACATTCGTAAAATCAAAAAACATGAAGAAACCCTTCAAAAAGCCGAAAAAGCAGATGAATTTCAGCGGCAAGGAGAACTATTGACGGCTCATATGCATCTTGTTAAACAAGGGGATGCGTCCGTCACAGTCGTTGATTATTACGACCCAGAACAAGGGGAACGAACGATTGAGTTAAACCCTAATAAAACTCCGAGTGAAAACGCACAAAGTTACTTTGCTACCTATTCAAAGATGAAAAAATCTAAAGAAGTTGTGCAAACAGAAATCGAAAAAGCAAAAGAAGAAATTGCTTACTTCGATCAACTTATCCAACAAATTGAATCAGCCCGTGAAGAGGATGTTGAGGAAATAAGAGAAGAGCTACGTGAAGAAGGCTATATGAAAGCAAAACCACAAAAGAAGAAAAAGAAACCACAAGCACCTAAGCCTGAAACGTATATATCAACTGATGGCACAACCATCCTAGTCGGAAAGAACAACAAGCAAAATGAATATGTAACCACGCGCATGGCTAACCGCAATGACTATTGGTTACACACGAAAGATATCCCTGGGTCACATGTGGTGATCAGAAGTGAGGATCCGAGTGATGAGACACTGCAAGAAGCAGCTTTACTCGCTGCCTATTTCAGTAAATCGAAGGCTTCCTCTTCTGTCCCAGTAGATTACACGTTGATCCGTCATGTTAAGAAACCAAACGGGGCTAAGCCTGGTTTTGTTACCTATGACAATCAGAAGACACTTTTTGTTACACCGGATGAAGCGTTTATTCGTACTATGAAAAACAATCAATCAGACGCATAA